The Streptomyces sp. NBC_00236 DNA window CTGCGACGCGGCAGCGTACGACGCCGGGTACCTGCCGCCGGCCGAGGTCGCCGGCCGGGTGCGGGTCCGCGGCCGGGGCGGTACCGAACTCCAGCCGGGTATCGACCTGTTGCAGCGGGCCGACGACTTCCCGCCGACGGCCCCGGTGCTCGTCATCACCGACGGGTGGTGCGACACCCTGAGGATCCGGCGCGAGCACGCCTTCCTGATCCCACAGGGTGCCTCGTTGCCGTTCACACCGCGCGGTCCGGTGTTCCGGCTGGGCTGAGACCGCGCGGCGGGCCCGTCCGAGGACATCCGGACGGGCCCGGAACCTCAGCCGACCTCGATGAGCAGATCGCCGGCCTCGACCTGCTGCACCCTGCCGATCGCCAGGCGGCGCACGACACCCGTCGCCTGGGCGGTGATCGAGGCCTCCATCTTCATCGCCTCGATGGTGGCGACCGTCTGGCCGGCCGACACCGACGCGCCCTCCTCCACCTGGAGCGTCACGACGCCGGCGAACGGTGCGGCGACGTGGCCGTCGTTGCCGCGGTCCGCCTTCTCCGCCGCCTTCACATCGGTCGCCACGGACTTGTCGCGTACGGAAACCGGCCGCAACTGCCCGTTGAGCGTGGCCAGCACGCTCCGGAAGCCGCGCTCGTCCGCCTCGGAGATCGCTTCCAGCTCGATCAGCAGCGTGACACCGGGGTCGAGGGTGACCGTGTGCTCGGTCTCCGTCTCCAGGCCGTACAGGAAGTCCTGCGTCGGCAGAACGGAGGTGTCCCCGTACGCCTCGCGGTGGGCGTTGAACTCCTTGGTCGGGCCGGGGAACAGCAGCCGGTTCAGGGTCGCGCGCGGCGACTCCCGCAGCGCTTCGAGATCCTCGTCCGACAGGTGCGGCGTCTGCGCCTTCGCCGGACGGCCCTGCAGTGCGCGGGTGCGGAAGGGCTCCGGCCAGCCACCGGGCGGGTCGCCCAGCTCACCCCGCAGGAATCCGATCACGGAGTCCGGCACGTCGAACTTGCCGGGGTCCGACTCGAAGTCCGACGCCTCGACCCCCGCGCCCACCAGATGCAGCGCCAGGTCGCCGACCACCTTCGACGACGGCGTCACCTTCACCAGCCGGCCGAGCATGCGGTCGGCCGCGGCGTAGCAGTCCTCGATGAGCTCGAACCGGTCGCCCAGCCCGAGCGCGATGGCCTGCTGGCGCAGGTTGGACAGCTGCCCGCCGGGGATCTCGTGGTGGTAGATCCGGCCGGTCGGCGAGGCCAGCCCGGACTCGAAGGGGGCGTACACCTTGCGGGTCGCCTCCCAGTAGGGCTCCAGGTCGCCGACTGCCTGGAGGGAGAGGCCCGTCGCGCGCTCGGTGTGGTCCGTGGCGGCCACCAGCGCCGACATGGGGGGCTGGCTGGTGGTCCCGGCCATGGAGGCGACCGCGGCGTCCACCGCGTCCACGCCGGCGTCGATCGCGGCGATCAGCGTGCCCAGCTGTCCACCGGCGGTGTCGTGGGTGTGCAGATGGACCGGCAGGTCGAACCGCTCGCGCAGCGCCGTGACGAGGGTGCGGGCCGCGGGCGGACGCAGCAGCCCGGCCATGTCCTTGATGGCGAGCACATGGGCACCCGCCTCCACGATCTGCTCGGCCAGACGCAGGTAGTAGTCCAGCGTGTACAGGGTCTCGCCCGGGTCCGAGAGGTCCGCGGTGTAGCAGAGGGCGACCTCGGCGACCGAGGTGCCGGTGGCGCGGACTGCGTCGATCGCCGGACGCATCTGGGACACGTCATTGAGGGCGTCGAAGATCCGGAAGATGTCCATCCCGGTGGTCGCGGCCTCGGCGACGAACGCCTCGGTGACCTCGGTGGGATAGGGCGTGTAGCCCACCGTGTTGCGCCCGCGCAGCAGCATCTGCGTACAGATGTTCGGCACGGCTTCCCGGAGCTTGGCCAGCCGCTCCCACGGGTCCTCGGCGAGGAAGCGCAGCGCCACGTCGTAGGTCGCCCCGCCCCAGCACTCGATGCTCAGCAGCTGCGGCACGGTCTGCGCGACGTGCGGGGCGACGGCGAGCAGATCACGGGTACGGACCCGGGTGGCCAGCAGTGACTGGTGGGCGTCGCGGAACGTGGTGTCGGTGACGGCTACGGCCGACTGGGCGCGCAACTCCGCGGCGAAGGCCTCGGGACCGATGGCGGCGAGGCGCTGCCGGGACCCGGCCGGCGGTGTGCCGGGCGGCAGGGCGGGCAGCTTGTCGGCGGGCTCGATGACCGAGGGCCGGGGGCCGTACGGCCGGTTGACGGTGGTCTCGGCGAGGTAACCGAGCATGCGACTGCCCCGATCGGCCGACGGCCGGGCCCGGATCAGCTCCGGATGCTCCTCGATGAAGCTGGTCGTGATGTGCCCGGCCCGGAAGTCGGGCTGATCCAGTACGGCCCCCAGGAACGGCAGGTTCGTCGCCACTCCGCGGATCCGGAACTCCGCGATCGCCCGGCGGGCACGCCGGGCCGCATTGGTGAAGTCGTGACCGTGGCAGGTCAGTTTGACCAGCATCGAGTCGAAGTGGGCCGACACCTCGGCCCCGGTGTGGACGGTGCCGCCGTCCAGCCGGACGCCGGGTCCGCCCGGCGAGCGGTACGCGGAGATGGTGCCGGTGTCCGGCCGGAACCCGTTCGCCGGGTCCTCCGTCGTGATGCGGCACTGCAGCGCCGTGCCGTTGAGGGTGATGTCGTCCTGCGTGAGATGCAGATCGGGCAGGGTCATGCCGGCGGCGATGCGCAGCTGCGCGATCACCAGGTCGCGTCCGGTGACCTGCTCGGTGACGGTGTGCTCGACCTGGATCCGCGGGTTCATCTCGATGAACACGTGGTTGCCGCGCTCGTCGACGAGGAACTCGACGGTGCCCGCGTTCACGTACCCGATGTGGCGTGCGAACGCGACCGCGTCGGCACAGATCCGGTCCCGCAGTTCAGGGTCCAGGTTCGGGGCGGGCGCGATCTCGACCACCTTCTGGTGGCGGCGCTGCAACGAGCAGTCGCGCTCGTAGAGATGGACGACGTTGCCCTCGGCGTCGGCGAGGATCTGCACCTCGATGTGGCGGGGGTTGATCACCGCCTGCTCCAGGAAGACCGTCGCGTCGCCGAACGAGGACCCGGCCTCACGCATGGCCGCGTCGATCGCCTCGCGCAGCTCACCCGGCTCCGCGACCCGGCGCATCCCGCGCCCGCCGCCACCGGCGACGGCCTTCACGAAAACGGGGAAGCCGATGTCTTCGGAGGCCGCGACGAGCGCGTCGACGTCCTCCGAGGGCTCGGACGACTTCAGTACCGGAACGCCGGCCGCCCGGGCGGCCGCGACCGCCCGGGACTTGTTCCCCGTCAGGTTCAGTACCGGCGCCGGCGGACCGACGAACGTGATCCCGGCGTCGGCGCAGGCGGCCGCGAGGTCCGGATTCTCCGACAGGAAGCCGTACCCCGGGTAGACCGCGTCCGCGCCGGCCTTCCGGGCGGCCTTGATCACCTCTTCCACCGAGAGGTAGGCCCGTACGGGATGCCCGGGCTCCCCGATCCGGTAGGCCTCGTCGGCCTTGGCGCGATGGAGGGAATTGCGGTCCTCGTGCGGGTACACGGCCACGGTGGAGATCCCGAGCTCGAACGCCGCGCGGAACGCCCGGATCGCGATCTCCCCGCGGTTGGCGACCAATACCTTGTCGAACATCAAACTCCCCAGTCGTGTCACGGGCGCGTGGCCTCAGGACAGGCGATGTCGCACGGGATACACGTAGCGGCATCCGGTGATCAGATGGCGGTGGCGAAGCGCTCCATGGCGCTCGGGCCGGGAGCGTTCGACACCGTACCGGAGACCTTCCCAGAGATCGCGGGCGCAAAGGATGGCGTGCGTCACGTGCCGCGATTCCCGCCCGTCGGCCCGGGCGACGGGGAAGCCGGGGCGCCCGGCCGTCTGCGGCCGACCGCTCCCGACCCGGCGTCAGAACCCCTGCGCCCCCGGGCGGGAACGCCCGCAGGGCGGCCCGTTGGCCGGCGCGGCCGGGTGCCGCCCGGTCAGGTGCGGACGACGGGACACGAGGCCGTCCGCACCTGCGGGACACCCGGCGAAAGGAGACCGACATGGACCAGACCGCCCCAGGGGACGCGGGCGGGGGAGTCAGGCCGCGTACTGATGGGCCGGGTAGGTGAGGTAGCCCGCATCACCGCCCTGGTAGTACGTCGACTCGTCCACCGGGGCGATCGGAAGTCCGGTGCGCAGCCGCTCGACGAGGTCGGGGTTGGCGATGAAGGCGCGGCCGAAGCTGATGAGGTCGGCCCCCTGCCCGAGCCAGTGGTCGGCGTCGTCCCTTCCGGTCTGCTTGGGCCCCATCGGAACGGTGGGATTGACGATCAGCGCGCCCGGCCACGCCCGGCGCAGGGTGAGGAGAACCTCCTCCTCGGCAGTGGCCTCAAGATGTACGTAGGCCACTTCGAGGCGGGCCAGTTCGGCCAGAAGCGCGGTGTACAGCTCGACGGTCCCGCTCTCCTCGACGCCCCAGAACAACCCGCCGGGAGAGAGACGGATCCCGGTCCTGGCACCGCCCACGGCGTCGACGGTGGCGGCGACGGCCTCGACGGCGAAGCGGATCCGGTTGGCGACCGGGCCGCCGTAGCGGTCCGTGCGCAGGTTGGCGTTGGACGAGAGGAACTGGGAGATCAAGTAGCCGTTGGCGCCGTGCAGTTCCACCCCGTCGAAGCCGGCATCGACGGCGCGACGGGCGGCCCGGGCGTACGATTCCGCCTGCTCGGGCACCTCCGCGGTCTCCAGGGCGCGGGGCATCGGTGCGGGCTGGGGACCGGTCGGGGTGAACACATCACCGACGGCCGGGACCGCTGACGGCCCGATCGGCTGTACGCCGGTGGTGTCGGGATGCGAGACCCGGCCGCCGTGCATGATCTGGGCGAAGATCCGTCCGCCATTGGTGTGGACGGCTGCGGTCACGGGGCGCCAGGATGCGACCTGCTCGTCGGTGTGGAGCCCCGGAGTCCCCGGATTGGACTGCCCGATCGTGCTCGGCTGGACCCCTTCGCTCACGATCAGCCCGGCGCTGGCCCGCTGCGCGTAGTAGGCGGCCATGGACGGCGTCGCAAGCCCGCCGGCTGCGGCCCGTACCCGGCTCATGGGAGCCATGACGATCCGGTTGGGCAGAGCCAGACCGGCGAGGGAGGAGCCGGTGAAAAGGGATGTCACGTCAGGATTCCTTAGCGTTCAGCGATGCCCGGACCTCGGGCATGCAGTTACGCTAAAACCTCACATTGACGTCAGGGGCAAGCCCTGTGACGCAGGACACAACCGGGAGGTTCGGTGCGCATCGGGGAGCTCGCGTCGCGAGCCGGGGTGAGCGTGCGGTCCGTGCGCTATTACGAGGAGCAGGGCCTGCTCGCCAGCGTCCGCAGTTCCAGCGGGCAGCGGCACTACACGGATGAGTCGGTCGAACGGGTCGCGTTCATCCAGCGCCTCTACGCGGCAGGCCTGTCCAGCCGCACCGTGGCCGAACTGCTGCCCTGCGTCGACGCGCCGAGCAGGGAGAACTCCGACTCCGCGCTGGAGCGGATGGCCGAGGAGCGCGATCGGCTCTCCCTGCACATCGAGGACCTCCTGCGGACCAGGGAGACCCTCGACGCACTGGTGGAGACGGCCCGGGTGTACCGGGAGCAGTTGGGCACGCCGGCCGCCGACTGACGCCCGGGCCGGTCGCCGCCCGGGCGTCTGCAGCAGGTGCCGTATGCGCGACGGCTTCCCCGTCGGCTCCTGGGGTCGTCGGAGGCGAGGCGGTCGAGCCACTCCCTCAGAAGCTGCTGCTCCGATGTGCTGAGGGTCGCCTGTTCGGGCAGTGCCGCACACAGGGCGCGTGCGGCACCGGCCGGGCCCGCGGCGCATCCGGCCCGCCCCCGCCCGGATCTCGCACAGGTGCGCGACAAGATCAACCGGGTCGACGTCGAGAAGGTGCGCGCGATCGGCGCGTCGGC harbors:
- a CDS encoding pyruvate carboxylase, with product MFDKVLVANRGEIAIRAFRAAFELGISTVAVYPHEDRNSLHRAKADEAYRIGEPGHPVRAYLSVEEVIKAARKAGADAVYPGYGFLSENPDLAAACADAGITFVGPPAPVLNLTGNKSRAVAAARAAGVPVLKSSEPSEDVDALVAASEDIGFPVFVKAVAGGGGRGMRRVAEPGELREAIDAAMREAGSSFGDATVFLEQAVINPRHIEVQILADAEGNVVHLYERDCSLQRRHQKVVEIAPAPNLDPELRDRICADAVAFARHIGYVNAGTVEFLVDERGNHVFIEMNPRIQVEHTVTEQVTGRDLVIAQLRIAAGMTLPDLHLTQDDITLNGTALQCRITTEDPANGFRPDTGTISAYRSPGGPGVRLDGGTVHTGAEVSAHFDSMLVKLTCHGHDFTNAARRARRAIAEFRIRGVATNLPFLGAVLDQPDFRAGHITTSFIEEHPELIRARPSADRGSRMLGYLAETTVNRPYGPRPSVIEPADKLPALPPGTPPAGSRQRLAAIGPEAFAAELRAQSAVAVTDTTFRDAHQSLLATRVRTRDLLAVAPHVAQTVPQLLSIECWGGATYDVALRFLAEDPWERLAKLREAVPNICTQMLLRGRNTVGYTPYPTEVTEAFVAEAATTGMDIFRIFDALNDVSQMRPAIDAVRATGTSVAEVALCYTADLSDPGETLYTLDYYLRLAEQIVEAGAHVLAIKDMAGLLRPPAARTLVTALRERFDLPVHLHTHDTAGGQLGTLIAAIDAGVDAVDAAVASMAGTTSQPPMSALVAATDHTERATGLSLQAVGDLEPYWEATRKVYAPFESGLASPTGRIYHHEIPGGQLSNLRQQAIALGLGDRFELIEDCYAAADRMLGRLVKVTPSSKVVGDLALHLVGAGVEASDFESDPGKFDVPDSVIGFLRGELGDPPGGWPEPFRTRALQGRPAKAQTPHLSDEDLEALRESPRATLNRLLFPGPTKEFNAHREAYGDTSVLPTQDFLYGLETETEHTVTLDPGVTLLIELEAISEADERGFRSVLATLNGQLRPVSVRDKSVATDVKAAEKADRGNDGHVAAPFAGVVTLQVEEGASVSAGQTVATIEAMKMEASITAQATGVVRRLAIGRVQQVEAGDLLIEVG
- a CDS encoding alkene reductase; this encodes MTSLFTGSSLAGLALPNRIVMAPMSRVRAAAGGLATPSMAAYYAQRASAGLIVSEGVQPSTIGQSNPGTPGLHTDEQVASWRPVTAAVHTNGGRIFAQIMHGGRVSHPDTTGVQPIGPSAVPAVGDVFTPTGPQPAPMPRALETAEVPEQAESYARAARRAVDAGFDGVELHGANGYLISQFLSSNANLRTDRYGGPVANRIRFAVEAVAATVDAVGGARTGIRLSPGGLFWGVEESGTVELYTALLAELARLEVAYVHLEATAEEEVLLTLRRAWPGALIVNPTVPMGPKQTGRDDADHWLGQGADLISFGRAFIANPDLVERLRTGLPIAPVDESTYYQGGDAGYLTYPAHQYAA
- a CDS encoding MerR family transcriptional regulator, coding for MRIGELASRAGVSVRSVRYYEEQGLLASVRSSSGQRHYTDESVERVAFIQRLYAAGLSSRTVAELLPCVDAPSRENSDSALERMAEERDRLSLHIEDLLRTRETLDALVETARVYREQLGTPAAD